The following proteins come from a genomic window of Candidatus Binatus sp.:
- the pdxH gene encoding pyridoxamine 5'-phosphate oxidase, with protein MQAAASWRPIRRTNHQTDCSRSGYGIKNASNRENMKADDPIARFTRWFREEVTADTKLPEAMALATCGSDGMPSVRYVLLKQADGRGFSFYTDIRSPKGRQIAQNPRAALAFYWPRKGRQVRIDGSVERMTAHEADEYWATRPIDSRISGSVSHQSDRLKSREELVARVAKFRRELRGKEPVRPNYWLGLRVVPNRIEFWVQAPFRLHRRELFLRRGGQWRKTLLQP; from the coding sequence ATCCAAGCAGCGGCGAGTTGGCGACCAATCCGTCGCACGAATCATCAAACTGATTGTAGCCGGTCGGGCTATGGCATCAAGAATGCTTCCAACAGAGAAAATATGAAGGCAGACGATCCGATCGCGAGATTTACTCGATGGTTTCGTGAGGAAGTGACCGCCGACACCAAGCTTCCGGAGGCGATGGCGCTGGCTACTTGCGGCAGTGACGGTATGCCCAGCGTGCGTTACGTCCTGCTCAAGCAGGCGGATGGGCGAGGGTTTTCCTTCTACACAGATATACGCAGTCCCAAGGGCCGGCAAATTGCGCAAAATCCCCGCGCCGCGCTCGCTTTTTATTGGCCGCGGAAAGGACGGCAGGTCAGGATCGATGGCTCGGTCGAGCGCATGACGGCACATGAAGCGGATGAGTATTGGGCAACCCGGCCGATAGACAGCAGGATTTCGGGCAGCGTCTCGCACCAGAGCGATCGGCTGAAAAGCCGCGAAGAGTTGGTCGCGCGTGTCGCCAAGTTCCGACGGGAATTGAGGGGCAAAGAGCCAGTGCGGCCGAATTACTGGCTCGGACTGCGCGTAGTACCGAATCGGATCGAATTCTGGGTGCAAGCTCCCTTCCGCTTGCATCGGCGCGAATTGTTTCTGCGCCGCGGCGGACAATGGCGCAAGACACTGCTCCAACCCTGA
- a CDS encoding nitroreductase family deazaflavin-dependent oxidoreductase, with protein sequence MLPTKRVEPFAAKLHFIPRGIRPVQAALINAQRDYFSHAPGWVLLTTTGRRTGLPRETLLPCVRSDNDVYLISTYGWQSDWIRNLRKNPKVKVTCNGVVVAGHAKMIEALDRKTRIVGEHPFVPFAPFELVHAVALNPAMRPLLVAFLRRWVASRPMVVVRT encoded by the coding sequence ATGCTCCCTACGAAACGAGTTGAGCCTTTCGCAGCAAAGCTGCACTTCATCCCTCGCGGGATACGCCCGGTTCAGGCGGCACTGATCAATGCGCAAAGGGATTACTTTTCGCACGCACCGGGATGGGTTCTGCTGACGACAACCGGGCGGCGAACCGGCTTGCCGCGTGAGACGCTCCTTCCGTGCGTCCGCAGCGACAATGATGTTTACCTGATCTCCACTTACGGCTGGCAGTCCGATTGGATCCGCAACCTGCGCAAGAACCCCAAGGTCAAAGTCACCTGCAATGGCGTGGTGGTCGCCGGGCACGCAAAGATGATCGAGGCTCTCGACCGGAAAACCCGAATTGTCGGCGAGCACCCATTCGTGCCCTTTGCTCCCTTCGAACTGGTTCACGCAGTCGCCCTGAATCCTGCGATGCGTCCGTTGCTTGTGGCTTTCCTGCGCCGCTGGGTCGCCTCACGCCCGATGGTCGTTGTGCGCACCTGA
- a CDS encoding protease pro-enzyme activation domain-containing protein, protein MSQPRALITETINETNLVTLAGNTRPEATAANDRGPVADSFPMEHLWLQLRRSPEREQALDRYIDQLTDPHSPNFHHWLTAQQFGERYGLADQDLAKITGWLKSHGFTVNLVYPSRVVIEFSGTAGQVREAFHTEIHNLEANGEKHIANMSDPRIPAAPAPAVVGVVSLNNFMPRPMNQSRADYTTGSGNQLVAPADLATIYNLSPLFAEGYSGQGQTIVVVEDSDVYSTTDWDNFRTTFGLKSAYPDGSLKQVHPAPGSGGPSCTDPGVNPNGDDGEAAIDVEWASAAAPSATIELASCTDSTNFGGFIALQNILSNGGPLPATVSISYGGSESELGAGENSYIYGLYQQAATEKVSVFVSSGDEGAASTDYGATDATHGITVSGYTSTPYNVSVGGTDFGDTYAGTNSTYWSGTNGTTFGSTLSYIPEIPWNNSCASELIATFVYGLSEVTYGKNGFCNDVSVGEGYLNTTAGSGGPSGCAAGTVSTRGVVSGSCKGYAKPTWQSGLFGNPSDGVRDIPDVSLFAANGFWGHYYVVCWSDPSQKSNGAASCSGAPVTWAGFGGTSVSSPIMAAIQALANQYSGSSQGLPNSTYYSLAKAEYGASGSSTCDSTLGNGVASSCIFYDVTQGDMDVPCTGKHNCYKPSGTYGVLSTSNSAYQPAYAATSGATTGWDFATGIGTVNAYNLVKALGASPTATPTPTATPTPTATATGGTPTATATATATPTATATATATPTPTATPTPVDAKLKISPKFVNFGKSTRVNSVSKPKKVTIKNGSSKKSAIAVSITSESAAAPFAATSECPPLLEPGKSCKVSVTFSPTDTRAQSVKLIINDDET, encoded by the coding sequence GTGTCGCAACCCCGCGCTCTGATCACCGAGACGATAAACGAGACCAACCTGGTCACGCTGGCGGGCAATACGCGTCCGGAAGCGACGGCGGCCAACGATCGCGGCCCGGTCGCTGACAGCTTTCCGATGGAGCACCTGTGGCTCCAGTTGCGGCGCTCGCCCGAACGCGAACAGGCCCTCGATCGTTACATCGATCAGTTGACCGATCCGCACTCGCCGAATTTCCATCACTGGCTCACGGCGCAGCAGTTCGGAGAACGCTACGGCCTGGCCGACCAAGACCTCGCGAAGATCACGGGATGGCTCAAATCGCACGGCTTCACCGTCAATCTGGTCTATCCCAGCCGGGTGGTGATCGAGTTTTCCGGGACGGCCGGCCAGGTGCGCGAGGCCTTCCATACTGAGATTCACAATCTCGAGGCGAACGGTGAGAAGCACATCGCCAACATGAGCGACCCGCGGATTCCGGCCGCGCCGGCGCCAGCCGTAGTCGGAGTCGTGTCGCTGAACAACTTCATGCCGCGTCCGATGAACCAGTCGCGCGCGGACTACACGACCGGCAGCGGTAATCAGTTGGTGGCGCCCGCTGACTTGGCCACCATCTACAACTTGAGTCCGCTGTTTGCAGAGGGTTATTCGGGCCAGGGCCAGACGATCGTAGTCGTCGAAGACAGCGACGTTTACAGCACCACCGACTGGGACAACTTCCGCACCACTTTCGGTCTTAAAAGCGCTTACCCCGACGGCTCTCTCAAGCAGGTCCATCCGGCACCCGGCAGCGGCGGCCCCAGCTGTACCGACCCGGGCGTCAATCCCAACGGCGACGACGGCGAGGCAGCCATCGACGTGGAATGGGCGAGCGCCGCGGCTCCCAGCGCTACGATCGAACTGGCCTCGTGCACGGACAGCACCAACTTCGGAGGTTTCATCGCCCTGCAAAACATTCTGAGCAACGGGGGCCCGCTCCCCGCGACCGTGAGCATCAGCTATGGCGGGTCCGAATCGGAGCTCGGCGCGGGGGAGAACTCGTACATCTACGGCCTGTATCAGCAGGCGGCTACCGAAAAAGTGTCGGTGTTCGTGTCATCGGGCGACGAGGGCGCGGCCAGCACCGACTACGGCGCGACCGATGCGACCCATGGCATAACAGTCAGCGGATACACCTCGACGCCGTATAACGTGTCGGTGGGCGGCACCGATTTCGGCGACACGTACGCGGGCACGAACAGCACTTACTGGAGCGGCACGAACGGGACGACTTTTGGCTCGACACTCTCTTACATTCCGGAAATTCCCTGGAACAACTCATGCGCCAGCGAGTTGATCGCCACTTTCGTCTACGGCCTCTCCGAAGTGACCTACGGGAAAAACGGCTTTTGCAACGATGTGAGCGTTGGGGAGGGCTACCTGAATACCACCGCGGGCAGCGGCGGCCCGAGCGGCTGCGCTGCTGGAACGGTGTCCACCCGGGGTGTCGTCAGCGGCAGCTGCAAGGGATACGCGAAACCGACATGGCAATCCGGTTTGTTCGGCAACCCGAGCGACGGCGTGCGGGATATTCCCGACGTGTCGCTGTTCGCCGCCAACGGCTTCTGGGGCCATTACTACGTGGTCTGTTGGTCCGATCCGAGCCAAAAGAGCAACGGCGCAGCCTCCTGTTCGGGTGCTCCTGTTACGTGGGCGGGATTCGGCGGGACGTCGGTCTCGTCGCCGATAATGGCCGCGATTCAAGCGCTCGCGAATCAATATAGCGGCAGCAGCCAGGGTCTTCCGAATTCCACCTACTACTCGCTGGCCAAAGCCGAGTATGGCGCAAGTGGCAGCTCGACCTGCGACTCGACACTCGGCAACGGTGTCGCCAGCTCGTGCATTTTCTACGACGTGACCCAAGGCGACATGGACGTGCCCTGCACGGGCAAGCACAATTGTTACAAGCCATCGGGCACGTATGGCGTACTTTCCACTTCCAACTCGGCGTATCAGCCCGCATATGCAGCCACAAGCGGAGCTACAACCGGATGGGACTTTGCCACCGGAATCGGGACGGTGAATGCGTATAACCTTGTGAAGGCATTAGGCGCGAGCCCGACGGCGACTCCCACACCGACTGCGACGCCGACACCGACGGCGACGGCCACAGGCGGTACTCCAACTGCGACTGCGACAGCTACCGCAACGCCGACCGCGACGGCGACGGCGACGGCGACTCCCACACCGACTGCGACGCCGACACCTGTCGACGCCAAGCTGAAGATTTCACCCAAGTTCGTGAACTTCGGCAAATCGACCAGGGTCAATTCGGTCAGCAAACCCAAGAAGGTGACGATCAAGAACGGCAGCTCCAAGAAATCCGCGATTGCGGTATCGATCACCAGTGAGTCGGCCGCCGCGCCGTTCGCAGCCACCAGCGAATGCCCCCCGTTGTTGGAGCCGGGAAAGAGCTGCAAGGTATCGGTGACCTTCAGTCCGACCGATACCAGGGCGCAAAGCGTAAAGTTGATCATCAACGACGACGAGACGTGA
- a CDS encoding lysylphosphatidylglycerol synthase transmembrane domain-containing protein, with protein MNQSPSTEQAASAPAVASAARPAHPYRAFAIRAGLGVAVVAVLLAHYDARPIFRILGRERPGCFAAAIALYLAGQAMCAYRWRLLAALLKVHGRYREFLAYIFVGMFTNLFVPGLLGGDAARSVYLGRRHGRMGEAIASIVADRAVGLISLFWLAAIAAMFLNFAPLPRSVITPTVAVGAIAMAGFLASPLVARLIHLMPRSIRRAGGLVAPYLHNPAALIPAIALSIVLQIGLAVCQYILAIGLGLAVPLSLFILCVPIANVFASLPLTLNGLGIRESAYLVLFGMAGMRKEDAIALGLLWFAATMVGGLTGAIAFVTTPAPVAGGEAGAGAT; from the coding sequence GTGAACCAATCACCTTCAACTGAGCAGGCCGCATCGGCGCCCGCGGTTGCATCTGCCGCCCGGCCAGCGCATCCGTATCGCGCGTTTGCGATACGGGCCGGGTTGGGCGTGGCGGTGGTTGCCGTCTTGTTGGCGCATTACGACGCGCGGCCGATTTTTCGAATCCTCGGCCGCGAGCGTCCGGGCTGCTTTGCCGCAGCCATCGCACTGTACCTCGCAGGTCAGGCGATGTGTGCGTATCGATGGCGGCTGCTGGCCGCTCTGCTGAAAGTTCATGGCCGCTACCGCGAGTTCCTCGCCTACATATTCGTCGGCATGTTCACGAATCTGTTCGTGCCGGGATTGCTCGGCGGCGATGCGGCGCGATCCGTCTATCTCGGACGGCGCCATGGCAGGATGGGCGAGGCGATCGCGTCGATAGTTGCGGATCGCGCCGTGGGCTTGATCAGCCTGTTCTGGCTGGCGGCGATCGCGGCGATGTTCCTGAACTTCGCGCCGCTCCCGCGCTCGGTCATCACGCCGACGGTCGCGGTCGGTGCGATCGCGATGGCGGGATTTCTCGCATCGCCGCTGGTCGCGCGCCTGATTCATCTGATGCCACGATCTATCCGCCGCGCGGGCGGCCTGGTCGCGCCGTACCTGCATAATCCCGCGGCGCTGATTCCGGCGATCGCACTGTCGATTGTGCTGCAAATCGGGCTGGCCGTGTGCCAGTACATTCTGGCGATAGGACTTGGCCTGGCAGTGCCGCTCTCGCTGTTTATCCTTTGCGTTCCGATTGCGAACGTGTTTGCAAGTCTGCCGCTGACGCTGAATGGGTTGGGGATTCGCGAATCAGCCTACCTGGTGCTGTTCGGGATGGCCGGAATGCGAAAAGAGGACGCGATCGCGCTAGGGCTGCTGTGGTTTGCGGCGACGATGGTGGGCGGTCTGACGGGCGCGATCGCATTCGTGACGACGCCCGCGCCAGTTGCCGGCGGCGAGGCAGGAGCGGGAGCCACTTAG
- a CDS encoding carboxylesterase/lipase family protein, which produces MPTAQSTALHHADSIELPQITSIIDTTSGPVRGLINDGVHTFKGIRYGAPPVGPLRWTAPQRPAPSKVVLDCSDYGAPAMQMASGATAAPAGDYGMLMARVFTTPSELKIQNEDCLFLNLWTPATDHQRRPVMFWIHGGIFAYGSGGQPVYCMEDLARDHGVVAVNVNHRLNVFGYLHLGDLMGDAYKSSGTVGMQDLVLALQWVRDNIANFGGDPGNVTIMGQSGGGAKVSILMSMDSAKGLFHKASIQSGPGLIVGRREPATAAAKALLGELGIQPGDIKSLQAMPAQTIIAAAFAADAKNNAGPRVPGMRRPGGIGYIPIIDGVAITRDPFTPDAPAVSRDVPVLVGYVKDEVTIFTAGEPWFGKMTEADLQQRIAMLGPMGKPLVEAWRKIRPDYSPTYLFTAAMSSMFAMGGSITLAERKAAQAGAPAYMWYLTWETPVAGGLFKTPHTMEIPFMLDSYRRVRAFAGPDPGAARMQQQIGGAWVAFARTGKPDCPAIPHWPPYDAAKRSTMVFDLESQVVNDPNSEVRKIIQGA; this is translated from the coding sequence ATGCCGACAGCGCAAAGCACCGCGCTTCATCACGCTGACAGCATCGAGCTGCCGCAAATCACCAGTATCATCGACACGACCAGTGGTCCGGTGCGGGGCCTGATCAACGATGGCGTGCACACCTTCAAGGGTATCCGCTACGGCGCCCCGCCGGTGGGTCCTTTACGCTGGACGGCGCCGCAAAGGCCGGCCCCCTCGAAGGTGGTGCTGGACTGCTCCGACTACGGAGCGCCCGCGATGCAGATGGCGTCGGGCGCGACCGCGGCTCCGGCCGGCGATTACGGCATGTTGATGGCCCGGGTGTTCACAACTCCGTCTGAGCTGAAAATTCAGAACGAAGACTGCCTGTTCCTCAACCTGTGGACGCCTGCGACCGACCACCAGAGGCGGCCCGTGATGTTCTGGATTCACGGCGGCATCTTCGCCTACGGCTCGGGTGGTCAGCCGGTTTACTGCATGGAAGACCTCGCCCGCGATCACGGCGTCGTTGCCGTCAACGTGAATCATCGCCTCAACGTTTTCGGCTATCTCCACCTGGGCGACCTGATGGGCGATGCCTACAAATCGTCCGGCACGGTCGGCATGCAGGACTTGGTGCTCGCCTTGCAGTGGGTGAGAGACAACATCGCGAATTTCGGCGGCGACCCCGGCAACGTAACCATCATGGGCCAGTCGGGCGGTGGTGCGAAAGTCTCGATTCTGATGTCGATGGACTCGGCGAAGGGACTATTCCACAAGGCGTCGATTCAGTCGGGTCCTGGCCTGATAGTCGGTCGCAGAGAGCCCGCCACCGCAGCCGCCAAAGCGCTCCTCGGGGAACTCGGCATCCAGCCCGGCGACATCAAGTCGCTCCAGGCAATGCCCGCCCAGACGATCATCGCCGCCGCCTTCGCGGCGGACGCGAAGAACAACGCCGGGCCGCGCGTACCCGGCATGCGCCGGCCCGGTGGTATTGGCTACATCCCGATCATCGATGGTGTCGCGATCACCCGCGATCCGTTCACGCCCGATGCGCCTGCGGTGTCGCGCGATGTACCGGTGCTGGTCGGCTACGTGAAGGACGAGGTCACCATCTTCACTGCGGGCGAGCCGTGGTTTGGAAAGATGACCGAAGCCGACCTCCAACAGCGCATCGCGATGCTCGGCCCCATGGGCAAGCCGCTGGTCGAGGCATGGCGCAAGATCAGACCCGACTACTCGCCGACCTACCTGTTCACTGCTGCAATGAGCTCGATGTTCGCGATGGGCGGATCGATCACACTGGCCGAGCGCAAGGCGGCGCAAGCTGGCGCGCCGGCATACATGTGGTATCTGACTTGGGAAACTCCGGTAGCAGGCGGGCTATTCAAGACCCCGCACACAATGGAGATTCCGTTCATGCTCGATTCCTACCGCCGGGTGCGCGCGTTTGCCGGTCCGGACCCCGGAGCCGCGCGGATGCAGCAGCAGATAGGGGGAGCGTGGGTCGCGTTTGCCCGCACCGGCAAGCCCGATTGTCCCGCAATTCCGCATTGGCCGCCCTACGATGCCGCCAAGCGGTCCACGATGGTGTTCGATCTTGAAAGCCAGGTCGTCAATGATCCGAATTCCGAGGTGCGAAAGATAATTCAGGGCGCGTGA
- a CDS encoding class I SAM-dependent methyltransferase, which produces MASQGSAWYVDFFRADYLSVYGHTFTEERAEKESAFVAGALELKPGASVLDLCCGQGRHSIQLAKRGLRVTALDLNPEYLELANQAARTSKVTIETVAADMRKIPFENNFDAIVNMYSSFGYLESEAEDLKVLESAAKALKAGGRILLDMLNREWAIDNYIQNDWHTGADGTLYVERRDLDLATSRMHVHFIVVDPKGGRRESIGHIIRLYTLTEMTRVLERVGLRVTAVFGGFDGEAYAIGTRRMIIVARK; this is translated from the coding sequence ATGGCATCGCAAGGCTCTGCCTGGTACGTGGACTTTTTTCGCGCCGACTACCTGAGCGTCTATGGCCACACGTTCACCGAAGAGCGCGCTGAAAAAGAAAGCGCCTTCGTCGCCGGCGCGCTCGAGCTCAAGCCGGGCGCATCGGTGCTCGATCTCTGCTGTGGCCAGGGGCGGCATTCGATCCAGTTGGCGAAACGTGGCTTGCGGGTAACCGCTCTCGATCTGAATCCCGAGTACCTGGAACTCGCCAACCAGGCGGCCAGGACGAGCAAGGTCACAATCGAGACGGTGGCCGCCGACATGCGCAAGATCCCGTTCGAAAACAACTTTGACGCGATCGTAAATATGTACTCCTCGTTCGGCTACCTCGAGTCCGAAGCCGAGGATTTGAAAGTCCTGGAATCGGCCGCCAAAGCGCTGAAAGCCGGCGGACGGATCCTGCTCGACATGCTGAACCGTGAGTGGGCGATCGATAACTATATCCAGAACGACTGGCATACCGGCGCGGACGGAACTTTGTACGTCGAGCGGCGCGACCTGGATCTCGCGACCAGCCGCATGCACGTGCATTTCATCGTCGTGGACCCGAAGGGAGGCCGCCGCGAGTCGATCGGGCATATCATCCGGCTCTACACGCTGACCGAGATGACCCGCGTCCTGGAACGCGTGGGGCTGCGCGTGACCGCGGTGTTCGGGGGATTCGACGGCGAGGCGTATGCGATAGGTACGCGGCGGATGATCATCGTCGCGCGGAAGTAG
- a CDS encoding radical SAM/SPASM domain-containing protein, translating into MGYNFPALYFEATRLCNLQCPLCMTGSNDAHKVRDKRRSELSFDEIRELVLLPAKRLGVIAVGWSGGEFLLRKDALELLRLTVELGYQCKVCSNGEVIDRTKLQEIKEATNGKVTISVGLNSIDERNEWTRDAKPDRTLEVLALCEELKIDRHVIVTISKDNTETFAKTVKYLTDRRISYNRSPYVARGSGCDLFTKLAFDRNDLEAHFHPELRSHVNGYVSYTPFFLSPELHAQVSGGAANGAVPQNPPIGCWVGTWLALNAEGDVSVCPVLLDQLKAGNVREKPLDELVASSQLFADVLDRGKLKGKCGDCRYQYTCGGCRAMAYYHNGDYMAEDPTCFFDPEDRSTISPHEEQTNRLFKKYLIVARYVGLFTRPQPPQ; encoded by the coding sequence ATGGGTTATAATTTTCCGGCGCTGTACTTCGAAGCTACTCGTTTATGCAATCTGCAATGCCCTTTATGCATGACCGGCAGCAACGATGCGCACAAGGTTCGAGACAAACGTCGAAGCGAGCTCAGCTTCGATGAGATTCGCGAACTGGTATTGCTACCAGCCAAGCGCCTCGGCGTTATAGCTGTCGGATGGAGCGGTGGCGAGTTCTTGTTGCGCAAGGATGCCCTGGAGCTTCTCCGGCTTACGGTGGAGCTAGGGTATCAGTGCAAGGTTTGCAGCAATGGCGAGGTAATCGATCGGACCAAACTGCAGGAAATCAAGGAAGCAACCAACGGCAAGGTAACAATATCGGTCGGGCTGAACTCGATTGACGAGCGCAACGAGTGGACCCGTGACGCCAAACCTGATCGTACCTTGGAGGTGCTCGCCCTGTGCGAGGAGCTCAAGATTGATCGCCACGTCATCGTTACGATCTCCAAGGACAATACCGAGACCTTCGCCAAGACCGTCAAGTATCTGACCGATCGGCGGATTTCATACAACCGCTCGCCTTACGTGGCGCGCGGATCGGGCTGCGATCTGTTCACCAAGCTCGCGTTCGATCGCAACGATCTCGAAGCTCACTTCCATCCCGAGTTGCGCAGTCACGTCAATGGCTACGTGAGCTATACCCCATTCTTCCTCTCGCCGGAGTTGCACGCCCAGGTCTCCGGAGGAGCCGCCAATGGCGCGGTACCGCAGAATCCGCCGATCGGATGCTGGGTCGGGACCTGGCTGGCGCTCAACGCGGAAGGCGATGTTTCGGTCTGTCCGGTTTTGCTCGATCAGCTCAAGGCCGGCAACGTGCGCGAAAAGCCGCTGGACGAGCTGGTCGCTTCCAGCCAACTGTTTGCCGACGTGCTCGATCGTGGCAAGCTCAAAGGCAAGTGCGGCGACTGCCGGTATCAGTACACATGCGGCGGATGCCGTGCGATGGCGTACTACCACAACGGCGACTACATGGCCGAGGATCCCACCTGCTTCTTTGATCCCGAAGACCGCAGCACGATCAGCCCGCACGAAGAACAGACCAACCGCTTGTTCAAGAAGTACCTGATCGTGGCGCGCTACGTCGGCTTGTTTACTCGTCCGCAGCCCCCGCAGTGA
- the hpnJ gene encoding hopanoid biosynthesis associated radical SAM protein HpnJ, translating into MKTLFLNPPSYDDFDGGAGSRYQATREVWSFWYPTWLAYPAGMIPGARLLDAPPHNYTVEMTVNEAKNYDLVVIHTSTPSLRMDARTAEAIKAANPDAIIAMVGGHPTARPDETLKLSPAIDIAARKEFDYSMLEVAQGRDWSTIAGISYQKNGGLHHNPDRPALTDEELDKLPFVTEVYEKNLDYLKYNSPYCQYPYVSLYTGRGCPARCTFCLWPQVTQGHRYRVRSPENVYEEVAAMRSKFPKMKELFFDDDTFTADPARARKIAQLLKPLGITWSTNSRANVDYETLKIMKDGGLRLFVVGYESGNAQILKNIKKGVGIDRARRFTKDCHELGILIHGTFILGLPGENKDTIEESIRFAREMDCETIQVSLASPYPGTELFDYVTKNGFLAVDPLLDESGYQKCTITYPGLTNDEIYGAVERFYRSFYFRPKYIFKSVKKMMTSMEETRRMLNEGRQFLSTMRQRRHQTAQQAVA; encoded by the coding sequence ATGAAGACGCTTTTCCTGAATCCGCCCTCGTACGACGACTTCGACGGGGGAGCGGGCTCGCGCTACCAGGCGACGCGCGAGGTCTGGTCATTCTGGTACCCGACGTGGCTCGCTTATCCGGCGGGGATGATCCCGGGCGCACGCCTGCTCGACGCGCCGCCGCATAACTACACAGTCGAGATGACGGTCAACGAGGCAAAGAACTACGACCTGGTCGTGATTCACACCTCGACGCCGTCGCTGAGGATGGATGCGCGCACCGCGGAAGCAATCAAGGCGGCGAATCCGGATGCGATCATCGCGATGGTCGGCGGGCATCCGACGGCGCGGCCCGACGAAACGCTGAAACTGTCGCCGGCGATCGATATCGCGGCGCGCAAGGAATTCGACTACTCGATGCTGGAAGTGGCGCAGGGCCGCGACTGGAGCACGATCGCCGGAATCAGCTATCAGAAAAACGGCGGGCTGCATCACAATCCCGATCGTCCGGCGCTCACCGACGAAGAACTCGACAAGTTGCCGTTCGTCACCGAGGTATATGAAAAGAACCTCGACTACCTGAAGTACAACAGCCCGTACTGCCAATATCCGTACGTGTCGCTGTACACCGGGCGCGGATGCCCGGCGCGATGCACGTTCTGCCTGTGGCCGCAGGTCACGCAGGGGCATCGCTATCGCGTGCGGAGCCCGGAGAATGTGTACGAGGAAGTGGCGGCGATGAGGTCGAAGTTCCCGAAGATGAAGGAACTGTTCTTCGACGACGACACCTTCACCGCCGACCCGGCCCGCGCGCGCAAAATCGCGCAGCTGCTGAAGCCGCTGGGAATCACGTGGTCCACCAATTCACGCGCCAACGTCGACTATGAAACGCTGAAGATCATGAAGGACGGCGGGCTCAGGTTGTTCGTGGTCGGCTACGAGTCGGGCAACGCGCAGATTTTGAAGAATATCAAGAAGGGCGTCGGAATCGATCGCGCGCGGCGCTTCACCAAGGATTGTCACGAACTGGGGATCCTGATTCACGGGACTTTTATCCTGGGACTCCCCGGCGAGAACAAGGATACGATCGAGGAATCGATCCGGTTCGCGCGCGAGATGGACTGCGAGACGATCCAGGTGTCGCTCGCGTCGCCGTACCCGGGCACCGAGCTGTTCGACTACGTGACCAAGAACGGATTCCTGGCGGTCGATCCGCTGCTCGATGAATCCGGCTATCAGAAGTGCACGATCACCTATCCGGGCCTGACCAACGACGAGATTTACGGCGCGGTCGAGCGCTTTTACCGCAGCTTCTACTTCCGCCCGAAGTACATCTTCAAATCGGTCAAGAAGATGATGACGTCGATGGAAGAGACCAGGCGGATGCTGAACGAGGGGCGGCAGTTTCTTTCCACGATGCGCCAGCGGCGGCATCAGACGGCGCAGCAAGCGGTGGCCTGA